A region of the Phoenix dactylifera cultivar Barhee BC4 chromosome 10, palm_55x_up_171113_PBpolish2nd_filt_p, whole genome shotgun sequence genome:
TCCGACGACCGACGACCGGCGACCGGCGATGAGGTACGAGCTTCAGGGATCGGAGAGGTGGTGGAGCCGGAGAGACGAGAAGTCGAGAACCCGAGCGGATAACCGATGTTTTTGATTAGGGATCGGGGAAGAACCCAGCGGCCATGATTTCGACCAGACCTCGGGCCAGATATCAGGCCGGCTCCGAGCCTGAACCCGGACTAGGTTTTGGAGTCAGACCCAGACTCAAGCCCGAGCCGCGCCACGTAACTATccaagcccggcccgaaattttaAGGCCAAACTCGATCTAAAATTACCCGTAGCCCGACCCAAAGTCGACCCAACCCTACCACCCTGTGAACAAATCTATTCGGGTCCCACCAACTTTAGTTTAAAATTAGTTTCGAGTTTGAATTTCCAAATCAAGCTTGACTTATTTTTGATCACGATTCAAGTTTAATTCTAAATCAGGCCGAGCATATCCGACCAGCttgataataatattaaatcgaGTTGAAATCGATGCGAGATTGAATGAAGCTTGGTTCAAGGTTGAACAAGAGCATAATTCTTGATTTCAAATTTGGTTTTAACGTTTTGTGTTTGGATCTAAATTAACATTTAAttgatcaaaaaataaaagaaatatttagttTAAAGCCTCTCCTGGAGATGTTGATGGAGGTACGAAGCTAGCAtctaaatgcagaaaattttgtTATGTCTATCGAGCCTCATGGCATCATAGTACTGTTAGAAACTCAGAAAAAATTGGAGGCTTCCCAGCTAGATTAATTCCAACgactttcttgcttttttttttttttttttttatgtgtgcAGATTGACACTTTGTCTTCCACCATAGCAGATCGACAAATGCCCTTCTTGTTTCTCTATCAccactgttacgggggaactcagccaccatgccccacgtgaccgacacgcgcgcccaagaagactacagctgccccttgatccagtaacccgaccccgagtcggatatcttcggcttcgcagcccgaccccgagtcggctgccccttgatccagcaacccgaccccgagtcggatatctccggcttcgcagcccgaccccgagtcggctgccccttgatccagcaatccgaccctgagtcggatatctccggcttcgcagcccgaccccgagtcggctgccccttgatccagcaatccgatcccgagtcggcaacctctcgacaacgacaggctgttcccctgaagcacgccacgaccctctgtccctgcaacggtcgtatccggcgctgctccacgatctcctgtaacagccgtacaaggcggagctccactacaccctgtcacggccgtacccagcgctgccccacgacgccctgtaacggccatgtcagtggcaactccatcgtgccacacgatgaccaacccccccgaaggaccccccagcctggtatatatgctgcgggggggagaaggggggaggtaagcaagaacttccagagcattctcctactacctgcaattatctctccttctcctccaatctcctctgacttgatcgtcagagggcccccactaccccagtggtggtgcgagacttgcttgcaggtttcccggtggaaggtgaagcacaatcaacatcaaccaaggcagctcagacggaatcccgttcacaccgctgtgccaatcgttctcggtttggaccaccagcaacaaccaCCATACTAGGTTTCTGCGGCAAGAATAACCAAACATGCTCCTAGTGCATGCCATGCAACACGATATAATTGTCCCAAGAATATAAATTCGGCAATAGACTAATTTTTTTCCCTCCTTCAACTTTAtacaaatttttcaacaatattCTGAATGTATGTCTAAAAATGCAATGGATCCATACCCCctaataaatagaaaaaaatagatatataaataaataataccaAATTAATAGAGAAATATACAAAATTTTCCTGCCAAAATCAGTCttaaattttaattattaatttcagcTCAGCTACTTCAACCATCCAGACCCACCCCACGTCCAGCTGTCCCCACCCTACATCGGTCCTTTCTGCTTTATAAACCGCCCACAGCCCATTTCACTTCAGAGAGTTAAGACTTCAGATCCGAAACCCAGAGAGAAATGGAGCTTTGCGCTTGCCTCGAAAGCCTACGGTCCCAGCCGCCTTGGATTCTCCTCCTCGCCTCCCTCGGCCTCCTCTCCGCCCTCAGGCTCTCGTTCGCCGCCCTCTCCTGGCTCTACGTCTCCTGCCTCCGCCCTGTCAAGGACCTCCGCGCCTGCTACGGCTCCTGGGCCGTCGTCACCGGCTCCACCGACGGCATCGGCAAGGCCTTCGCCTTCCAGCTCGCCCGCCGCGGCCTCCACCTCGTCCTCGTTGGACGCAACCCCGACAAGCTCCGCGACGTCTCCGATGCCATCCGAGCGAAGCACGGCGGCTGCCGGATCGAAACCGTGGTGATTGACTTCGCCGGAGACCAGGTCGAAGGCGTCCGCCACCTCCGGGAGGCCATCGAGGGGCTCGACGTCGGCGTGCTGGTGAACAACGCTGGCGTGTCGTACCCCTACGCGAGGTTCTTTCATGAGGTGGATGAGGAGTTGATGAGGAATTTGATCAAGGTGAATGTCGAGGGGGTGACCAGGGTCACCCAAGCGGTGCTGCCGGGGATGCTCGAGAGGAAGCGGGGAGCCATCGTGAACATCGGGTCGGGAGCTGCCATTGTTATTCCCTCCGATCCGCTCTATGCTGTCTATGCCGCCACCAAAGCGTAAGTTTTGCACGGTTTTTTTTGTTGTAATTTCGATGATagtgtttttttgttttagttgtTAGATTTGAATTTGTTATGAAAGATTTTGTCGGAAAGTTTTGTTGGCTTAGTTTGGTGTGAGAAATGGATGATTCGAAGGAAGCAAAATGaggatcattaaaaaaaaaaaactttttctaGAAAAAGTCATTAGAAGTCTGTATATTGGTAATATATAGTGATCCTTATTTAACAAGCAAGTctgttttttttgttattaaatTTTTATGTTTTAGTTGTTAGATTTGAATTTGTGATGGAAGATTTTGTTAGTTGGCTTAGCTGTAGTTTGGTGTTACAAATGGATGATATAAGGGTTAATTGGTTAGCAGATATGAGTAAGtaatggaaaaaaaattcaaatcaaTTTGGAGTCCGTATGCAAGGTGATCTTTGTTAGAAAGCCTTAATTTAAGGGTCATCAATTTGGTGTGATCCTTAAAGTCCTGGCCTCTTGTGGTGTTTTAATTTAGAGTCTGTACAGGAAAAACTTATTTCACTTCCTTATACGAGTTCATACGTTCGTTGTGTTTCCGGTTCTGGAGGATTGGATTATATAATTGTTTGTTCAATGAAAATTTTTTATCACGCAAAGaaatccttaaaaaaaaaactagctttCCAATTCGCATCCATTAATCAAGATAGATACAGATGATTTAGTTCATATAAGCTATTGCTTGAACAAGATCTTTCATCATCATTTTGCCTTCCTTCTTTTAAGGGTTTGGTTGGTAGCATGTGCTATGTGGTATTGAGTGATGAGGGATGCGTTTCTGTTCTTTTCTCTGGTTGTTCTTAACAAGGTATTTTTGTTTGTTATCAGGTATGTTGACCAATTCTCAAGATGCCTCTATGTTGAGTACAAGAACAAGGGGATAGATGTGCAATGCCAGGtaactttttctttgttttttctcaTGCATCCTTGACAAGTACATCTATACTCAGATGGGATGAGGTTTTCTTATGTGTCTCTTGACTGATGTTTAGTCTGCTATTTTACTTTCTTTCTCGCTCTGTTAGTTATCCTTTA
Encoded here:
- the LOC103720290 gene encoding very-long-chain 3-oxoacyl-CoA reductase 1-like, which gives rise to MELCACLESLRSQPPWILLLASLGLLSALRLSFAALSWLYVSCLRPVKDLRACYGSWAVVTGSTDGIGKAFAFQLARRGLHLVLVGRNPDKLRDVSDAIRAKHGGCRIETVVIDFAGDQVEGVRHLREAIEGLDVGVLVNNAGVSYPYARFFHEVDEELMRNLIKVNVEGVTRVTQAVLPGMLERKRGAIVNIGSGAAIVIPSDPLYAVYAATKAYVDQFSRCLYVEYKNKGIDVQCQVPLYVATKMASIKRSSFFVPSADAYARAALRWIGYKPRCTPYWPHSLLWCLLSMLPEAAIDNWRLHFCLGIRKRGQLKDAKKKEQ